AGAACTGTCGATACCGCTTCGGCCAGCATGTACGCGCTGACCACCCACGCCATGTGACCCGTACCGCCGAGGTCGGCGACGATCGTCGGCAGCGCCGTGGACACGATCGTCTGGTCGATCGCCGCGAGGAGCACGCCTAGCAGGATGGTGACGAAGACGATGTTCGTCTGCCGTCTACTCAGCCTCGGAGACGCAATGGTGGAAGTGGGGGTCGTGACAGCCATTTGCCGGGCCTTCTCTGGTGTGCCGTTCGGACTGGGGAAAGTCGAGTCGGTCTGCGTCAGCGCCGGCTGCGGAGCACGGAGGCGCCTCGGCCCCGCGATCGGAGACGGGGTCAGCTGATTCCGTCGAAGGCGTTCGGGTTTCCCGACTCGGGAAGCGGTCGCAGCTTCCGCTCCCCTCTCCACGGAAGAGGTCGGGAGCCCTCCGAGGGGCGACAGTCACGCCCGGTCGTCCGCCCGTGTCGGTGGCGCGTCAGCCGATGCGCTCGCGCAGTTCCCCGGAGATGCGCATCACGGACGCCGTAGCCATCTCGACCCACGCCTCGTCCACGCGGGAGCGGGGCGCCGACACCGCGATCGCGGCACGGGCACGGCCATGCCTGTCCCGCACAACCGCGCCCACCCCATAGACGTCGGCCTCGCTCTCGCCGTCACTGGTCGCATAACCGCGCTGCCGGATCGCCGCCAGCTCGGGACGGAGCACCTCGAGCGTGTCGAATGTCCGCGGGGTGAGCGCCTCGAGGTCGCCGGTCGGGTAGAGCGCTGCCAGGTCCGCCTCCGGCAGCTCGGCGAGCAGGACCTTGCCGATCGCCGTCGCGTGCGCGGGGAGGATCCAGCCGACGCCGCTTCTCGTACGCACGGCCCGCGTGCCCTCGACGCTGTCCAGGTACACCACGTCGGCCCCTCGCAAGGTGGCGAGGTGAGCCGTCTCCCCCGTCTCGTCCCGCAGTCGCACCAGCGCCTCTCGGGAGATCGCGCGGATGTCGATGTTCACGACGACGGATAGACCGATGTCGACCAAGGCCGGCCCGGGCCGGTAGCCACGGGACTCGGGGTCCCGCTCCACGAACTGGTGGTGCCCGAGAGTCGCCAGCATCCGGTGAACCGTGGAACGCGACATGCCCAGGTCG
The Streptomyces sp. CGMCC 4.7035 DNA segment above includes these coding regions:
- a CDS encoding IclR family transcriptional regulator, which translates into the protein MAGENDALDESAQVEPSSGLIGAVVNVLHVLRMFEDHEVIRVNQVARDLGMSRSTVHRMLATLGHHQFVERDPESRGYRPGPALVDIGLSVVVNIDIRAISREALVRLRDETGETAHLATLRGADVVYLDSVEGTRAVRTRSGVGWILPAHATAIGKVLLAELPEADLAALYPTGDLEALTPRTFDTLEVLRPELAAIRQRGYATSDGESEADVYGVGAVVRDRHGRARAAIAVSAPRSRVDEAWVEMATASVMRISGELRERIG